A single window of Deinococcus sp. KSM4-11 DNA harbors:
- a CDS encoding DUF5682 family protein yields the protein MTPIIFPIRHHGPGSARSLEHALNQLKPDIVLVEGPSDADSVVPFLAQPELIPPVALLGYVNDDPARASFWPFAAFSPEFVAFRWAAKAGAQARFMDLPASATLAGEREDDDTDDLHSDPLRVLAEAAGYVDFERWWETLVEARGDDFEVFDAINEAMQAVRADAPAASGREAQREACMRQTIRAALKEGVQRVAVVCGAWHAPALDVEAFRAKDDAALLKGLPKAKVTLTWVPWTHGRLSMGSGYGAGVRSPGYYHHLFTTHRNVTEHWFARAARLLREERLEASSASVIEATRLANTLAALRGRALPGLDELNEAALSVFGWDSDLPLRLIERKLVVGEALGEVPDGVPTVPLAQDLAKIQKSLRLKVQPEQIDLTLDLRADTDLARSVLFHRLNLLGVPWAAERYAGGRGTFKEAWALAWKPEFSVRLVEASRSGQTVRDAATTMAIDAARGAGTLGELTTLLEAVRYADLPGALPVALTALDARAAGNADVSDLLEALPPLARLARYGDVRGREGAPGTLAGATFRTLLTRAGVGLPLAGVGLADDAAELLRGHVGSADAAVRLLDDPEALVGWQAALRRLADREDAHPLLNGDAVRRLRDAGQLGAEEVERRLARALSAGVPLEVTAWLDGFLGQSGALLIHDAGLLGLLDDWLTTLEADVFQETLPLLRRVFSRFEKPERRAIGEALRGGNATGRGGTRAMNEERALRVVPVVLRLLGAPV from the coding sequence ATGACCCCAATCATCTTCCCCATCCGTCACCACGGTCCCGGCTCGGCCCGGTCGCTGGAGCATGCGCTGAATCAGCTCAAGCCGGACATCGTGCTCGTCGAAGGCCCGTCCGACGCCGATTCCGTCGTCCCATTCCTGGCCCAGCCTGAGTTGATTCCACCCGTGGCCCTTCTCGGGTACGTGAACGATGATCCGGCCCGCGCGTCGTTCTGGCCGTTCGCGGCGTTCAGTCCGGAGTTCGTGGCGTTCCGCTGGGCGGCAAAGGCGGGAGCGCAGGCGCGGTTCATGGATCTTCCCGCCTCGGCGACGCTGGCGGGCGAGCGCGAGGACGATGACACCGACGATCTGCACAGCGATCCCCTGCGGGTGCTGGCCGAGGCGGCGGGGTACGTGGATTTCGAGCGCTGGTGGGAGACGCTGGTGGAGGCGCGCGGCGACGACTTCGAGGTGTTCGACGCAATCAACGAGGCGATGCAGGCGGTGCGGGCGGACGCTCCGGCGGCGTCGGGCCGGGAGGCGCAGCGTGAGGCGTGCATGCGGCAGACCATCCGCGCGGCCCTGAAAGAGGGCGTCCAGCGCGTGGCGGTGGTGTGCGGCGCGTGGCACGCCCCGGCGCTGGACGTGGAGGCGTTCAGGGCGAAGGACGACGCGGCGCTGCTCAAGGGCCTGCCGAAGGCGAAGGTCACGCTGACGTGGGTGCCGTGGACGCACGGTCGCCTGAGCATGGGCTCTGGCTACGGCGCGGGCGTGCGGTCGCCGGGGTATTATCACCATCTGTTCACGACGCACCGGAACGTGACGGAGCACTGGTTCGCGCGGGCGGCCCGCCTGCTGCGTGAGGAGCGCCTGGAGGCGAGCAGCGCGTCGGTGATCGAGGCGACGCGGCTGGCGAACACCCTGGCGGCCCTGCGGGGGCGGGCGCTGCCGGGCCTGGACGAGCTGAACGAGGCGGCCCTGAGCGTGTTCGGCTGGGACAGCGACCTGCCCCTGCGATTGATCGAGCGGAAGCTGGTGGTGGGGGAGGCGCTGGGCGAGGTGCCGGATGGGGTGCCGACCGTGCCGCTGGCGCAGGATCTGGCGAAGATCCAGAAGAGTCTGCGCCTGAAAGTGCAGCCCGAGCAGATCGACCTGACACTGGATCTGCGGGCGGACACCGATCTGGCCCGCAGCGTGCTGTTCCACCGCCTGAACCTGCTGGGCGTGCCGTGGGCGGCCGAGCGGTATGCGGGCGGGCGGGGCACGTTCAAGGAGGCGTGGGCGCTGGCGTGGAAACCGGAGTTCAGCGTGCGCCTGGTCGAGGCGAGCCGGTCTGGACAGACCGTGCGGGACGCCGCGACGACCATGGCCATTGATGCGGCACGCGGGGCGGGGACGCTGGGGGAACTGACGACCCTGCTGGAGGCCGTGCGCTATGCCGACCTGCCCGGCGCGCTCCCCGTGGCCCTCACGGCGCTGGATGCCCGCGCGGCGGGAAACGCGGACGTGAGCGACCTGCTGGAGGCCCTGCCCCCCCTGGCCCGCCTGGCCCGCTACGGCGATGTGCGTGGGCGTGAAGGAGCGCCCGGTACGCTGGCAGGCGCGACCTTCCGGACGCTGCTCACGCGGGCCGGGGTGGGCCTGCCACTGGCGGGCGTGGGTCTGGCCGACGACGCGGCGGAACTGCTGCGCGGGCATGTGGGGAGCGCGGATGCGGCCGTGAGGTTGCTCGACGATCCGGAAGCCCTGGTCGGCTGGCAGGCGGCCCTGCGTCGCCTCGCGGATCGGGAGGACGCGCATCCCCTCCTGAACGGGGACGCGGTGCGCCGCCTGCGGGATGCCGGACAGCTCGGCGCAGAGGAGGTGGAACGCCGCCTGGCACGGGCCCTGAGTGCGGGCGTGCCATTGGAGGTCACGGCGTGGCTGGATGGGTTCCTGGGCCAGAGCGGCGCCCTGCTGATTCACGATGCGGGGCTGCTGGGCCTGCTGGACGACTGGCTGACCACGCTCGAAGCGGACGTGTTTCAGGAGACCCTGCCGCTGCTCAGGCGCGTGTTCTCCCGCTTCGAGAAGCCGGAGCGTCGCGCGATCGGGGAAGCGCTGCGCGGCGGGAATGCGACCGGGCGTGGCGGTACGCGGGCCATGAACGAGGAACGGGCGCTGCGGGTCGTGCCCGTGGTACTGCGGCTGCTCGGCGCCCCGGTCTAA
- a CDS encoding bifunctional diguanylate cyclase/phosphodiesterase gives MNESVFHAPTPHAADVTPARAEADRGSVTVWVILAAGTLGHVISLAQGFRLPGYFLPVDWVLGGTVMTVMLALAVAHALGWGRRPVISLMLVANITFFVARLGVALFVVGTGGRILTDLATLLVWLLTMPMIEASMRTSPLAHRMSLGLPFALIGMTALFALTPAGRAARPEVYFGLGQLSLVCLSVVLGAQMVNTLRAALHRIRADNQALSRRAFLDPLTGLHNRAFLDRHLLEQVALGQPFSVLFLDLDGFKAINDTMGHATGDEVLCLLAARLRALAPPGSCLTRVSGDEFVLVVSGDDSLEVAALAQQVVDELSTAFEVGGQILRLSVSVGVACFPHDAADARDLLLRADRAMYAVKRSGKNGFRLYSGHLLDQDERRQVLERELRLALERGQLFLEFQPICTLAQGRAVCLEALIRWQHPAFGLVAPDVFVPIAEECGLITSLGEWVLRGALDAASGWQAAGFPEVKVAVNVSPYQLMQPHFADMVGRELARAGLPAAALELEVTEGVDLRSRLQVSHSVEGVRALGVGLSLDDFGTGFASLARLNDLPVDVVKIDRVFVADLTGDVERSRRRYVRTLVAAMVTVAATLGLELVAEGVETPEQCEELRMLGCTLAQGFYFSTPLPEAQIPALLRRTQQSVEV, from the coding sequence ATGAACGAGTCCGTCTTCCACGCTCCCACACCCCACGCGGCCGACGTCACTCCGGCACGCGCTGAGGCGGATCGCGGCTCGGTGACGGTGTGGGTGATCCTGGCGGCCGGCACGCTCGGCCACGTGATCTCGCTCGCCCAGGGGTTCCGACTGCCCGGGTACTTCCTGCCGGTGGACTGGGTGCTGGGCGGCACGGTCATGACGGTCATGCTGGCCCTCGCGGTCGCGCACGCGCTGGGGTGGGGTCGGCGTCCGGTGATCTCGCTGATGCTGGTGGCGAACATCACCTTCTTCGTCGCGCGGCTGGGCGTCGCACTGTTCGTGGTGGGCACGGGAGGGCGCATCCTGACCGACCTAGCCACCCTGCTGGTCTGGCTGCTGACCATGCCGATGATCGAGGCGAGCATGCGCACGTCGCCGCTTGCGCACCGCATGAGCCTGGGTCTGCCCTTCGCGCTGATCGGCATGACGGCCCTCTTCGCGCTTACTCCGGCGGGCCGGGCCGCGCGGCCGGAGGTCTATTTCGGGCTGGGGCAGCTGTCGCTGGTGTGCCTGAGCGTGGTGCTGGGCGCGCAGATGGTGAATACCCTGCGCGCCGCGCTTCACCGCATCCGGGCGGACAACCAGGCGCTCTCCCGCCGGGCGTTCCTCGATCCCCTGACCGGGCTGCACAACCGGGCCTTCCTGGATCGGCATCTGCTGGAACAGGTGGCACTGGGCCAGCCGTTCAGCGTGCTGTTCCTGGATCTGGACGGCTTCAAGGCCATCAACGACACCATGGGGCACGCGACCGGCGACGAGGTGCTGTGCCTGCTCGCGGCGCGGCTACGGGCGTTGGCCCCGCCCGGCAGCTGCCTGACGCGGGTCAGCGGGGACGAGTTCGTGCTGGTCGTGTCCGGCGACGACAGCCTGGAGGTGGCGGCGCTGGCGCAGCAGGTGGTCGATGAGCTGTCCACCGCCTTCGAGGTGGGCGGGCAGATCCTGCGCCTGAGCGTCAGCGTGGGGGTGGCGTGCTTCCCGCACGACGCGGCGGACGCGCGCGACCTGCTGCTCCGTGCCGACCGGGCCATGTACGCCGTGAAGCGCAGCGGCAAGAACGGGTTCCGGCTGTACAGCGGGCACCTGCTCGATCAGGACGAGCGGCGGCAGGTGCTGGAGCGCGAACTGAGGCTGGCGCTGGAACGCGGGCAGCTGTTCCTGGAGTTCCAGCCGATCTGCACGCTGGCTCAGGGGCGGGCGGTCTGCCTGGAGGCCCTGATCCGCTGGCAGCACCCGGCCTTCGGGCTGGTCGCGCCGGACGTGTTCGTCCCAATTGCCGAGGAGTGCGGCCTGATTACGTCGCTGGGCGAGTGGGTGCTGCGGGGCGCCCTGGATGCGGCGAGCGGCTGGCAGGCGGCCGGCTTCCCGGAGGTGAAGGTGGCCGTGAACGTGTCGCCGTATCAGTTGATGCAGCCGCACTTCGCGGACATGGTCGGGCGGGAACTGGCACGGGCGGGCCTGCCGGCGGCGGCGCTGGAACTGGAGGTCACGGAGGGCGTCGATCTGCGTAGCCGCCTGCAGGTATCCCACAGCGTGGAGGGCGTGCGGGCGCTGGGCGTGGGCCTGTCGCTGGATGATTTCGGGACGGGGTTCGCGTCGCTCGCACGGCTCAACGACCTCCCGGTCGATGTGGTCAAGATCGACCGGGTGTTCGTGGCCGACCTCACGGGGGACGTGGAGCGGTCACGGCGGCGGTACGTGCGCACCCTGGTCGCCGCGATGGTCACGGTGGCCGCCACGCTGGGGCTGGAGTTGGTGGCCGAGGGTGTGGAAACGCCGGAGCAGTGCGAGGAACTGCGGATGCTCGGCTGTACGCTGGCGCAGGGCTTCTACTTTTCCACGCCGCTGCCGGAAGCACAGATTCCGGCCCTGTTGAGGCGAACCCAACAGAGTGTTGAGGTATGA
- a CDS encoding VWA domain-containing protein: protein MTVPDAERQRRWRLVLGGGDADGLASGPGEGTQISLSPLDRRMDDALSGLYDADTSSRRAGLGASAPKVARWLADLREFFPTDVVRVMQGDAIQRLNLQQLLFEPEMLEGIEPDVNLVGTLLSLRGVMPDKAKDAARAVVRRVVDDLTRRLEEPTRAAVTGSLNRAQRNFRPRPAEIDWDRTIRANLKNYLPDRNTVIPERLIGMGRKRRALRDIVLCLDQSGSMASSVVYAGVFGAVLASLPAVSTRVVVFDTEVVDLSEHLDDPVDVLYGIQLGGGTDINRALAYCQGVIQNPEQTILVLISDLYEGGNQREMLARARALKDSGVNVVALLALSDDGAPSYDHGVAREYASMGIPAFACTPDHFPGLMAAAIRGDDVSTWAGEQGLVVRGGAAG from the coding sequence ATGACCGTCCCAGACGCCGAGCGGCAGCGCCGCTGGCGGCTCGTGCTGGGTGGGGGAGACGCCGACGGTCTTGCCTCCGGGCCGGGCGAGGGCACCCAGATCAGCCTGAGCCCCCTGGATCGCCGAATGGACGACGCCCTCAGCGGCCTCTACGACGCCGACACCAGCTCCCGCCGGGCGGGCCTGGGTGCCAGCGCCCCGAAGGTCGCGCGCTGGCTCGCCGACCTGCGCGAATTCTTTCCCACCGATGTCGTGCGCGTCATGCAGGGCGACGCCATCCAGCGCCTGAACCTCCAGCAGCTCCTGTTCGAGCCGGAAATGCTGGAGGGCATCGAACCGGACGTGAATCTGGTCGGTACCCTGCTGAGCCTCAGGGGCGTCATGCCGGACAAAGCCAAGGATGCCGCCCGCGCCGTCGTGCGCCGCGTCGTGGACGATCTGACCCGCCGCCTGGAGGAACCCACCCGCGCGGCCGTGACCGGCAGCCTGAACCGGGCCCAGCGCAACTTCCGCCCGCGCCCCGCCGAGATCGACTGGGATCGCACCATCCGCGCCAACCTCAAGAACTACCTCCCGGATCGCAACACGGTCATTCCCGAGCGCCTGATCGGCATGGGCCGCAAACGCCGCGCCCTGCGCGACATCGTTCTGTGCCTCGACCAGTCCGGCAGCATGGCCAGCAGCGTCGTGTATGCGGGCGTGTTCGGCGCGGTGCTGGCCTCCCTGCCTGCCGTCAGCACCCGCGTCGTCGTGTTCGACACCGAGGTCGTGGATCTCAGTGAGCACCTTGACGATCCCGTGGATGTCCTGTACGGGATCCAGCTCGGCGGGGGCACGGACATCAACCGGGCGCTCGCGTACTGCCAGGGCGTCATCCAGAACCCCGAACAGACCATCCTGGTGCTGATCAGCGACCTGTACGAGGGCGGCAACCAGCGCGAGATGCTCGCCCGCGCCCGCGCCCTCAAGGACAGCGGCGTGAACGTGGTGGCCCTGCTCGCCCTGTCGGACGACGGCGCCCCCAGCTACGACCACGGCGTCGCGCGCGAATACGCCAGCATGGGCATTCCCGCCTTCGCCTGCACGCCCGACCATTTTCCCGGCCTGATGGCGGCGGCCATCCGGGGCGACGATGTGAGCACCTGGGCCGGCGAACAGGGCCTCGTCGTGCGGGGCGGAGCGGCGGGATGA
- a CDS encoding DUF6636 domain-containing protein — MSRRLCGRWQVWAALLSLCGPQGHAQTADSGFQLPSGRLHCSYNPGDAQQPASMRCDVLEPSFRRPPNGTCPLDFGDSLALTTRGRPHWVCHGDTVLDPQHPVLAYGQTWSWGGFRCTSATTGVRCVNIAGHGFELARRAYRLF; from the coding sequence ATGAGCCGGCGTCTGTGCGGTCGGTGGCAGGTGTGGGCGGCGCTCCTGTCCCTGTGTGGGCCGCAGGGGCACGCGCAGACTGCAGACTCGGGATTTCAGCTTCCATCCGGCCGCCTGCACTGTTCGTATAATCCCGGCGACGCCCAGCAGCCCGCCAGCATGCGCTGTGACGTGCTGGAACCCAGCTTTCGACGTCCACCCAACGGAACGTGCCCGCTCGATTTCGGCGACTCGCTGGCCCTGACCACTCGCGGTCGGCCCCATTGGGTGTGCCATGGCGACACCGTGCTGGATCCGCAGCACCCGGTGCTCGCCTACGGACAGACCTGGAGCTGGGGTGGCTTCCGCTGCACCTCGGCCACGACCGGTGTGCGCTGTGTGAACATCGCCGGGCACGGGTTCGAACTGGCCCGCCGTGCCTACCGCCTGTTCTAG
- a CDS encoding DUF4188 domain-containing protein has product MATRLSAEIEGSFVVFLIGARINQPWNVPAWLPVFRAMPRMLRELAAHPELGLLGGQFHGTTLVQYWRSAEHLQAYAKAREHFHLPAWKAFNQGARRHPGAVGIWHETYLVNAGAYETVYVDMPAFGLGRAGTLLPATGRRESARGRMGQAAD; this is encoded by the coding sequence ATGGCCACCCGTCTGAGCGCCGAGATCGAAGGTTCCTTCGTCGTATTCCTGATCGGGGCGCGCATCAACCAGCCCTGGAACGTGCCTGCGTGGCTGCCCGTGTTCCGCGCCATGCCGCGCATGCTGCGCGAACTGGCCGCCCACCCGGAACTGGGCCTGCTGGGCGGGCAGTTTCACGGCACGACGCTGGTGCAGTACTGGCGCAGCGCCGAGCACCTCCAGGCGTATGCGAAAGCCCGCGAGCACTTCCACCTGCCCGCGTGGAAGGCCTTCAACCAGGGCGCCCGGCGCCACCCCGGCGCGGTCGGCATCTGGCATGAAACGTACCTGGTGAATGCCGGCGCATACGAGACCGTGTACGTGGACATGCCCGCCTTCGGCCTGGGACGTGCCGGCACCCTGCTGCCCGCCACCGGCCGGCGGGAAAGCGCGCGAGGCCGCATGGGACAGGCCGCCGACTGA
- a CDS encoding PadR family transcriptional regulator → MSDATLGPSSYIVLGLLGGCGGGTSYDLKRWADESVGFFWTFPRSQLYAEPQRLTELGLLTATQEPGGRRRRRYAVTEAGHAALQAWLDMPAGQPELRDEGLLKLFFSPQASPETVAQLAAGQLALHRHRLATYESFGKAGEMPGLDGGRPLAMGLLYERASVAFWFDVLAGASNTTVQSSS, encoded by the coding sequence GTGAGTGATGCAACGCTGGGGCCGTCGTCGTACATCGTGCTGGGGTTGCTGGGAGGCTGTGGGGGTGGCACGTCCTACGACCTGAAACGCTGGGCGGACGAGTCAGTCGGGTTCTTCTGGACGTTTCCGCGTTCGCAGCTGTATGCCGAACCGCAGCGTCTGACCGAACTGGGCCTGCTGACCGCTACCCAGGAGCCGGGCGGTCGCCGCCGCCGCCGGTATGCCGTCACGGAGGCCGGTCACGCCGCCCTTCAGGCCTGGCTGGACATGCCCGCCGGACAGCCGGAACTGCGGGACGAGGGCCTCCTGAAACTGTTCTTCAGTCCGCAGGCGTCCCCGGAGACCGTGGCGCAGCTCGCGGCGGGTCAACTCGCTCTGCACCGCCATCGGCTGGCCACATATGAGTCGTTCGGGAAGGCCGGAGAGATGCCCGGCCTGGACGGTGGGCGGCCCTTGGCGATGGGCCTGTTGTACGAGCGGGCCTCGGTGGCGTTCTGGTTCGACGTGCTGGCCGGTGCGTCCAACACCACAGTGCAGTCGTCCAGCTGA
- the infA gene encoding translation initiation factor IF-1, which produces MPEQREKRVKKEDDTVRAEGVVEEALPNTTFRVKLDTGHDILAYISGKMRIHYIRILPGDRVVLEISPYDTTRGRIVYRK; this is translated from the coding sequence ATGCCGGAACAGCGGGAAAAACGCGTCAAGAAGGAAGATGACACCGTGCGGGCCGAAGGGGTCGTGGAAGAGGCGTTGCCGAACACCACGTTCCGCGTGAAGCTCGATACCGGGCACGACATCCTGGCGTACATCAGCGGGAAGATGCGCATCCACTACATCCGCATTCTGCCCGGCGACCGCGTGGTTCTGGAAATCAGCCCCTACGACACCACTCGTGGGCGCATCGTCTACCGCAAGTAA
- the rpmJ gene encoding 50S ribosomal protein L36 gives MKVRSSVKKMCDNCKVIRRHGRVLVICTNVKHKQRQG, from the coding sequence ATGAAAGTTCGCAGCAGTGTCAAGAAGATGTGCGACAACTGCAAGGTGATCCGCCGCCACGGGCGCGTGCTGGTCATCTGCACCAACGTCAAGCACAAGCAGAGGCAGGGCTAA
- the rpsM gene encoding 30S ribosomal protein S13, whose translation MARVAGVDLPREKRIEIALTYIYGIGLTRSKEVLARAGINPDTRTKNLTEAEQSTLRDAIEKTYKVEGDLRSEVGQNIKRLMDIGAYRGLRHRRGLPVRGQRTKTNARTRKGPRKTVAGKKKATRK comes from the coding sequence ATGGCGCGCGTAGCTGGCGTTGACCTGCCCCGCGAGAAGCGCATCGAGATTGCGCTCACCTACATTTACGGCATCGGTCTGACCCGCAGCAAGGAAGTTCTGGCGCGCGCCGGCATCAACCCGGACACCCGCACCAAAAACCTGACCGAAGCGGAACAGAGCACCCTGCGCGACGCCATCGAGAAGACCTACAAGGTCGAAGGTGACCTGCGCAGCGAAGTTGGTCAGAACATCAAGCGTCTGATGGACATCGGGGCCTACCGTGGCCTGCGCCACCGCCGTGGCCTGCCCGTGCGCGGCCAGCGCACCAAGACGAATGCCCGAACCCGCAAGGGGCCGCGCAAGACCGTCGCCGGCAAGAAGAAAGCGACGAGGAAGTAA
- the rpsK gene encoding 30S ribosomal protein S11, which yields MAKSTKGKTPRRARRNISAGRAYVHASYNNTIVTITDLDGNSVAWSSGGTIGYKGSKKGTPYAAQLAAADAVKKAQQTFGMAAVDVIVRGSGSGREQAIRAIQASGIEVKSIMDDTPVPHNGCRPKKKFRA from the coding sequence ATGGCGAAATCCACCAAGGGCAAGACTCCGCGCCGCGCCCGGCGCAACATCAGCGCTGGCCGCGCATACGTGCACGCCAGCTACAACAACACCATCGTCACCATCACGGACCTCGACGGCAACTCCGTCGCGTGGTCGTCCGGCGGCACCATCGGCTACAAGGGCAGCAAGAAGGGCACGCCCTACGCCGCCCAGCTGGCCGCCGCCGACGCCGTGAAGAAAGCGCAGCAGACCTTCGGGATGGCCGCCGTGGACGTCATCGTCCGGGGCAGCGGCTCCGGCCGTGAACAGGCCATCCGCGCCATCCAGGCGTCCGGCATCGAAGTGAAGTCCATCATGGACGACACCCCCGTGCCGCACAACGGCTGCCGCCCGAAGAAGAAGTTCCGCGCCTAA
- the rpsD gene encoding 30S ribosomal protein S4, with translation MGRFRGSITKQSRREGINLAETEKVQKYLDKRPYAPGQHGQRRGRGRPSDYSVRLREKQKLSRLYGMGEKQFRNLFEEAANVPGVTGTVFLQLLERRLDNVVFRMGFASTRRQARQFVGHGHILVNGKKVDIPSYRVKIGDELTVAEGSRSMGFIQENMEAQKRRRVAPWVELNPDTFTGTFSRLPAREDLALPINENFIIEYYSR, from the coding sequence ATGGGTCGTTTCCGTGGTTCCATCACCAAACAAAGCCGCCGCGAGGGCATTAACCTCGCCGAAACCGAGAAAGTCCAGAAGTACCTGGACAAGCGCCCCTATGCGCCCGGCCAGCACGGCCAGCGTCGCGGCCGCGGTCGTCCCAGCGACTACAGCGTCCGACTGCGCGAGAAGCAGAAGCTCTCCCGCCTGTACGGCATGGGCGAGAAGCAGTTCCGCAACCTCTTCGAGGAAGCCGCCAACGTCCCCGGCGTGACCGGCACCGTGTTCCTGCAGCTGCTGGAACGCCGCCTGGACAACGTCGTGTTCCGCATGGGCTTTGCCAGCACCCGCCGTCAGGCCCGCCAGTTCGTCGGTCACGGGCACATTCTCGTGAACGGCAAGAAAGTGGACATCCCCTCCTACCGCGTGAAGATCGGCGACGAGCTGACCGTGGCCGAGGGTAGCCGCAGCATGGGCTTCATCCAGGAAAACATGGAAGCGCAGAAGCGCCGCCGCGTCGCTCCCTGGGTGGAACTGAACCCCGACACCTTCACGGGTACCTTCTCCCGCCTGCCGGCGCGCGAGGATCTGGCCCTGCCGATCAACGAGAACTTCATCATCGAGTACTACTCGCGCTAA